A genomic window from Lutra lutra chromosome 17, mLutLut1.2, whole genome shotgun sequence includes:
- the KASH5 gene encoding protein KASH5 isoform X5 codes for MHPSLRRENRPQHTGRGRPSLPPPSHVPPTLARSANTHAPAPLGDVRDLVALRMRGLVVAGALRVGEPLSAPPGDGGRLLASPAAAERPRWPMDVPESRADGPAAKMYLWDQLEEGSLGTLLSLEEQILNSTFEACDTQRTGLVAVTHVLAYLEAVTGQDPQDARLQTLACNLDPNGEGPQATVDLDTFLAVMRDWIAACQLDGGLELEEETAFKGALTSQQPPSGCPEAEEPANLESFGGEDPRAELPATADLLSSLEDLELSNRRLAGENAKLQRSLETAEEGSTRLGEEIAALRKQLRSTQQALQWAKAVDEELEDLKTLAKGLEEQNRSLLAQARQTEKEQQHLVAEMETLQEENGKLLAEQDGVKRRSEELATEKEALKRQLYECERLICQRDAVLSERTRHAESLAKTLEEYRTTTQELRLEISHLEEQLSQTHEGPDGLLEGAQARRVGWTRLLPPSLGVEIEAIRQKQLLLSQKQEVAAAALSSPLCGVWQWEEVIIETDEEVELLPEAPAGTLRHLQGELAHLQGGRKERSMWLPRREEEEEAVPQIMANLPSPLGDPHPGDVLESPPESSPTEPEPQQALVPVPRELVPVRRPGWGQLCLPSLQPEPLRITRPPLIPAPVLGLLLLLVLSILLLGQSPPPTWPHLQLCYLQPPPV; via the exons ATGCACCCAAGCTTGAGGCGGGAGAATAGACCCCAGCACACGGGACGCGGACGCCCCTCGCTTCCCCCACCATCCCACGTTCCTCCAACCTTGGCGCGCTCGGCCAATACGCATGCGCCCGCTCCACTAGGCGATGTGCGCGACCTGGTTGCCCTACGCATGCGCGGCCTCGTGGTGGCAG GAGCTCTCAGAGTCGGAGAGCCTTTGTCAGCCCCTCCCGGTGATGGAGGCAGGCTGTTAGCCTCTCCAGCAGCTGCGGAACGACCACGGTGGCCCATGGATGTGCCAGAGAGTCGCGCGGATGGCCCCGCTGCCAAAA TGTACCTCTGGGACCAGTTGGAGGAGGGGAGCCTCGGGACGCTGCTGAGCTTGGAGGAGCAAATACTCAACTCTACGTTCGAAGCTTGTGACACCCAGAGgacag GCCTTGTGGCTGTGACCCACGTATTAGCATACCTGGAGGCTGTGACAGGACAGGACCCACAGGATGCACGCCTCCAAACACTGGCCTGCAACCTGGACCCCAATGGGGAGGGCCCTCAGGCCACTGTGGACTTGGACACCTTCCTGGCCGTCATGAGGGACTGGATCGCTGCCTGTCAGTTGGATGG GGGATTAGAGCTGGAAGAGGAGACAGCCTTCAAGGGGGCCCTGACCTCCCAGCAACCGCCATCTG gATGCCCAGAAGCTGAGGAGCCAGCCAACCTGGAGAGCTTTGGAGGCGAAGACCCCAGAGCTGAGCT gCCCGCCACCGCCGACCTGCTGAGCAGCCTGGAGGACCTGGAGCTCAGCAACCGCAGGCTGGCCGGGGAGAACGCCAAGCTCCAGCGCAGCCTGGAGACCGCCGAGGAGGGGTCCACACGCCTCGGGGAGGAGATCGCGGCCCTGCGCAAGCAGCTTCGCAG CACCCAGCAGGCCCTGCAGTGGGCCAAGGCCGTGGACGAGGAGCTGGAGGACCTGAAGACTCTGGCCAAGGGCCTGGAGGAGCAGAATCGCAGCCTCCTGGCCCAGGCCCGGCAGACG GAAAAGGAACAGCAGCATTTGGTGGCCGAGATGGAGACTCTGCAGGAGGAG aaCGGGAAGCTGCTGGCGGAGCAGGATGGAGTCAAAAGGAGGAGTGAGGAGCTGGCCACGGAGAAGGAGGCTTTGAAG CGGCAGCTCTATGAGTGCGAACGCCTCATTTGCCAACGAGATGCTGTCCTCTCAGAG CGCACTCGCCATGCGGAGAGTCTGGCCAAGACGTTGGAGGAGTACAGAACGACCACCCAG GAACTGAGGCTGGAAATCTCACATCTGGAGGAGCAGCTGAGTCAGACCCATGAGGGGCCGGATGG GCTACTGGAAGGGGCCCAGGCGAGAAGAGTGGGCTGGACCAGGCTGCTGCCCCCGTCACTGGGCGTGGAGATCGAGGCCATTCGGCAG AAACAGCTTCTCCTCTCCCAGAAACAAGAAGTGGCAGCCGCTGCTCTCTCCAGCCCTCTGTGTGGAGTGTGGCAGTGGGAGGAGGTCATCATTGAGACGGATGAGGAAGTGGAGCTTCTGCCTGAAGCCCCGGCTGGGACACTG AGACACTTGCAGGGAGAGCTAGCACACcttcagggaggaaggaaggaacgatcAATGTG GTTGcccagaagagaggaagaggaggaagcagtgcCCCAGATCATG GCCAATCTCCCCAGCCCTCTGGGGGACCCGCATCCTGGAGATGTTCTGGAAAGCCCTCCTGAGAG CAGCCCCACCGAGCCCGAGCCACAGCAAGCATTGGTGCCTGTGCCCAGAGAGCTGGTCCCAGTCAGGAGACCAGGCTGGGGccagctctgcctgccctccctgcagcctgagccactcag GATCACTCGGCCGCCGCTGATCCCGGCCCCTGTCCtgggcctgctgctgctgctggtgctgtCCATCCTGCTGCTAGGCCAGTCCCCGCCACCCACCtggccccacctccagctctgctACCTCCAGCCCCCCCCAGTGTGA
- the KASH5 gene encoding protein KASH5 isoform X1 produces the protein MHPSLRRENRPQHTGRGRPSLPPPSHVPPTLARSANTHAPAPLGDVRDLVALRMRGLVVAGALRVGEPLSAPPGDGGRLLASPAAAERPRWPMDVPESRADGPAAKMYLWDQLEEGSLGTLLSLEEQILNSTFEACDTQRTGLVAVTHVLAYLEAVTGQDPQDARLQTLACNLDPNGEGPQATVDLDTFLAVMRDWIAACQLDGGLELEEETAFKGALTSQQPPSGCPEAEEPANLESFGGEDPRAELPATADLLSSLEDLELSNRRLAGENAKLQRSLETAEEGSTRLGEEIAALRKQLRSTQQALQWAKAVDEELEDLKTLAKGLEEQNRSLLAQARQTEKEQQHLVAEMETLQEENGKLLAEQDGVKRRSEELATEKEALKRQLYECERLICQRDAVLSERTRHAESLAKTLEEYRTTTQELRLEISHLEEQLSQTHEGPDGLLEGAQARRVGWTRLLPPSLGVEIEAIRQKQLLLSQKQEVAAAALSSPLCGVWQWEEVIIETDEEVELLPEAPAGTLRHLQGELAHLQGGRKERSMWLPRREEEEEAVPQIMANLPSPLGDPHPGDVLESPPESSPTEPEPQQALVPVPRELVPVRRPGWGQLCLPSLQPEPLRCAPRHLQNEGGRHTLGYCPLLRQPQQPPTLGPSLSTGLPPTRITRPPLIPAPVLGLLLLLVLSILLLGQSPPPTWPHLQLCYLQPPPV, from the exons ATGCACCCAAGCTTGAGGCGGGAGAATAGACCCCAGCACACGGGACGCGGACGCCCCTCGCTTCCCCCACCATCCCACGTTCCTCCAACCTTGGCGCGCTCGGCCAATACGCATGCGCCCGCTCCACTAGGCGATGTGCGCGACCTGGTTGCCCTACGCATGCGCGGCCTCGTGGTGGCAG GAGCTCTCAGAGTCGGAGAGCCTTTGTCAGCCCCTCCCGGTGATGGAGGCAGGCTGTTAGCCTCTCCAGCAGCTGCGGAACGACCACGGTGGCCCATGGATGTGCCAGAGAGTCGCGCGGATGGCCCCGCTGCCAAAA TGTACCTCTGGGACCAGTTGGAGGAGGGGAGCCTCGGGACGCTGCTGAGCTTGGAGGAGCAAATACTCAACTCTACGTTCGAAGCTTGTGACACCCAGAGgacag GCCTTGTGGCTGTGACCCACGTATTAGCATACCTGGAGGCTGTGACAGGACAGGACCCACAGGATGCACGCCTCCAAACACTGGCCTGCAACCTGGACCCCAATGGGGAGGGCCCTCAGGCCACTGTGGACTTGGACACCTTCCTGGCCGTCATGAGGGACTGGATCGCTGCCTGTCAGTTGGATGG GGGATTAGAGCTGGAAGAGGAGACAGCCTTCAAGGGGGCCCTGACCTCCCAGCAACCGCCATCTG gATGCCCAGAAGCTGAGGAGCCAGCCAACCTGGAGAGCTTTGGAGGCGAAGACCCCAGAGCTGAGCT gCCCGCCACCGCCGACCTGCTGAGCAGCCTGGAGGACCTGGAGCTCAGCAACCGCAGGCTGGCCGGGGAGAACGCCAAGCTCCAGCGCAGCCTGGAGACCGCCGAGGAGGGGTCCACACGCCTCGGGGAGGAGATCGCGGCCCTGCGCAAGCAGCTTCGCAG CACCCAGCAGGCCCTGCAGTGGGCCAAGGCCGTGGACGAGGAGCTGGAGGACCTGAAGACTCTGGCCAAGGGCCTGGAGGAGCAGAATCGCAGCCTCCTGGCCCAGGCCCGGCAGACG GAAAAGGAACAGCAGCATTTGGTGGCCGAGATGGAGACTCTGCAGGAGGAG aaCGGGAAGCTGCTGGCGGAGCAGGATGGAGTCAAAAGGAGGAGTGAGGAGCTGGCCACGGAGAAGGAGGCTTTGAAG CGGCAGCTCTATGAGTGCGAACGCCTCATTTGCCAACGAGATGCTGTCCTCTCAGAG CGCACTCGCCATGCGGAGAGTCTGGCCAAGACGTTGGAGGAGTACAGAACGACCACCCAG GAACTGAGGCTGGAAATCTCACATCTGGAGGAGCAGCTGAGTCAGACCCATGAGGGGCCGGATGG GCTACTGGAAGGGGCCCAGGCGAGAAGAGTGGGCTGGACCAGGCTGCTGCCCCCGTCACTGGGCGTGGAGATCGAGGCCATTCGGCAG AAACAGCTTCTCCTCTCCCAGAAACAAGAAGTGGCAGCCGCTGCTCTCTCCAGCCCTCTGTGTGGAGTGTGGCAGTGGGAGGAGGTCATCATTGAGACGGATGAGGAAGTGGAGCTTCTGCCTGAAGCCCCGGCTGGGACACTG AGACACTTGCAGGGAGAGCTAGCACACcttcagggaggaaggaaggaacgatcAATGTG GTTGcccagaagagaggaagaggaggaagcagtgcCCCAGATCATG GCCAATCTCCCCAGCCCTCTGGGGGACCCGCATCCTGGAGATGTTCTGGAAAGCCCTCCTGAGAG CAGCCCCACCGAGCCCGAGCCACAGCAAGCATTGGTGCCTGTGCCCAGAGAGCTGGTCCCAGTCAGGAGACCAGGCTGGGGccagctctgcctgccctccctgcagcctgagccactcaggtgcgcCCCGAGGCATCTCCAGAATGAGGGTGGCCGGCACACGCTGGGGTACTGCCCCCTGTTGAGACAGCCCCAGCAGCCTCCCACCCTGGGGCCTTCCCTGAGCACTGGGCTGCCTCCCACCAGGATCACTCGGCCGCCGCTGATCCCGGCCCCTGTCCtgggcctgctgctgctgctggtgctgtCCATCCTGCTGCTAGGCCAGTCCCCGCCACCCACCtggccccacctccagctctgctACCTCCAGCCCCCCCCAGTGTGA
- the KASH5 gene encoding protein KASH5 isoform X4, which translates to MHPSLRRENRPQHTGRGRPSLPPPSHVPPTLARSANTHAPAPLGDVRDLVALRMRGLVVAGALRVGEPLSAPPGDGGRLLASPAAAERPRWPMDVPESRADGPAAKMYLWDQLEEGSLGTLLSLEEQILNSTFEACDTQRTGLVAVTHVLAYLEAVTGQDPQDARLQTLACNLDPNGEGPQATVDLDTFLAVMRDWIAACQLDGGLELEEETAFKGALTSQQPPSGCPEAEEPANLESFGGEDPRAELPATADLLSSLEDLELSNRRLAGENAKLQRSLETAEEGSTRLGEEIAALRKQLRSTQQALQWAKAVDEELEDLKTLAKGLEEQNRSLLAQARQTEKEQQHLVAEMETLQEENGKLLAEQDGVKRRSEELATEKEALKRQLYECERLICQRDAVLSERTRHAESLAKTLEEYRTTTQELRLEISHLEEQLSQTHEGPDGLLEGAQARRVGWTRLLPPSLGVEIEAIRQKQEVAAAALSSPLCGVWQWEEVIIETDEEVELLPEAPAGTLRHLQGELAHLQGGRKERSMWLPRREEEEEAVPQIMANLPSPLGDPHPGDVLESPPESSPTEPEPQQALVPVPRELVPVRRPGWGQLCLPSLQPEPLRCAPRHLQNEGGRHTLGYCPLLRQPQQPPTLGPSLSTGLPPTRITRPPLIPAPVLGLLLLLVLSILLLGQSPPPTWPHLQLCYLQPPPV; encoded by the exons ATGCACCCAAGCTTGAGGCGGGAGAATAGACCCCAGCACACGGGACGCGGACGCCCCTCGCTTCCCCCACCATCCCACGTTCCTCCAACCTTGGCGCGCTCGGCCAATACGCATGCGCCCGCTCCACTAGGCGATGTGCGCGACCTGGTTGCCCTACGCATGCGCGGCCTCGTGGTGGCAG GAGCTCTCAGAGTCGGAGAGCCTTTGTCAGCCCCTCCCGGTGATGGAGGCAGGCTGTTAGCCTCTCCAGCAGCTGCGGAACGACCACGGTGGCCCATGGATGTGCCAGAGAGTCGCGCGGATGGCCCCGCTGCCAAAA TGTACCTCTGGGACCAGTTGGAGGAGGGGAGCCTCGGGACGCTGCTGAGCTTGGAGGAGCAAATACTCAACTCTACGTTCGAAGCTTGTGACACCCAGAGgacag GCCTTGTGGCTGTGACCCACGTATTAGCATACCTGGAGGCTGTGACAGGACAGGACCCACAGGATGCACGCCTCCAAACACTGGCCTGCAACCTGGACCCCAATGGGGAGGGCCCTCAGGCCACTGTGGACTTGGACACCTTCCTGGCCGTCATGAGGGACTGGATCGCTGCCTGTCAGTTGGATGG GGGATTAGAGCTGGAAGAGGAGACAGCCTTCAAGGGGGCCCTGACCTCCCAGCAACCGCCATCTG gATGCCCAGAAGCTGAGGAGCCAGCCAACCTGGAGAGCTTTGGAGGCGAAGACCCCAGAGCTGAGCT gCCCGCCACCGCCGACCTGCTGAGCAGCCTGGAGGACCTGGAGCTCAGCAACCGCAGGCTGGCCGGGGAGAACGCCAAGCTCCAGCGCAGCCTGGAGACCGCCGAGGAGGGGTCCACACGCCTCGGGGAGGAGATCGCGGCCCTGCGCAAGCAGCTTCGCAG CACCCAGCAGGCCCTGCAGTGGGCCAAGGCCGTGGACGAGGAGCTGGAGGACCTGAAGACTCTGGCCAAGGGCCTGGAGGAGCAGAATCGCAGCCTCCTGGCCCAGGCCCGGCAGACG GAAAAGGAACAGCAGCATTTGGTGGCCGAGATGGAGACTCTGCAGGAGGAG aaCGGGAAGCTGCTGGCGGAGCAGGATGGAGTCAAAAGGAGGAGTGAGGAGCTGGCCACGGAGAAGGAGGCTTTGAAG CGGCAGCTCTATGAGTGCGAACGCCTCATTTGCCAACGAGATGCTGTCCTCTCAGAG CGCACTCGCCATGCGGAGAGTCTGGCCAAGACGTTGGAGGAGTACAGAACGACCACCCAG GAACTGAGGCTGGAAATCTCACATCTGGAGGAGCAGCTGAGTCAGACCCATGAGGGGCCGGATGG GCTACTGGAAGGGGCCCAGGCGAGAAGAGTGGGCTGGACCAGGCTGCTGCCCCCGTCACTGGGCGTGGAGATCGAGGCCATTCGGCAG AAACAAGAAGTGGCAGCCGCTGCTCTCTCCAGCCCTCTGTGTGGAGTGTGGCAGTGGGAGGAGGTCATCATTGAGACGGATGAGGAAGTGGAGCTTCTGCCTGAAGCCCCGGCTGGGACACTG AGACACTTGCAGGGAGAGCTAGCACACcttcagggaggaaggaaggaacgatcAATGTG GTTGcccagaagagaggaagaggaggaagcagtgcCCCAGATCATG GCCAATCTCCCCAGCCCTCTGGGGGACCCGCATCCTGGAGATGTTCTGGAAAGCCCTCCTGAGAG CAGCCCCACCGAGCCCGAGCCACAGCAAGCATTGGTGCCTGTGCCCAGAGAGCTGGTCCCAGTCAGGAGACCAGGCTGGGGccagctctgcctgccctccctgcagcctgagccactcaggtgcgcCCCGAGGCATCTCCAGAATGAGGGTGGCCGGCACACGCTGGGGTACTGCCCCCTGTTGAGACAGCCCCAGCAGCCTCCCACCCTGGGGCCTTCCCTGAGCACTGGGCTGCCTCCCACCAGGATCACTCGGCCGCCGCTGATCCCGGCCCCTGTCCtgggcctgctgctgctgctggtgctgtCCATCCTGCTGCTAGGCCAGTCCCCGCCACCCACCtggccccacctccagctctgctACCTCCAGCCCCCCCCAGTGTGA
- the KASH5 gene encoding protein KASH5 isoform X7: MHPSLRRENRPQHTGRGRPSLPPPSHVPPTLARSANTHAPAPLGDVRDLVALRMRGLVVAGALRVGEPLSAPPGDGGRLLASPAAAERPRWPMDVPESRADGPAAKMYLWDQLEEGSLGTLLSLEEQILNSTFEACDTQRTGLVAVTHVLAYLEAVTGQDPQDARLQTLACNLDPNGEGPQATVDLDTFLAVMRDWIAACQLDGGLELEEETAFKGALTSQQPPSGCPEAEEPANLESFGGEDPRAELPATADLLSSLEDLELSNRRLAGENAKLQRSLETAEEGSTRLGEEIAALRKQLRSTQQALQWAKAVDEELEDLKTLAKGLEEQNRSLLAQARQTEKEQQHLVAEMETLQEENGKLLAEQDGVKRRSEELATEKEALKRQLYECERLICQRDAVLSERTRHAESLAKTLEEYRTTTQELRLEISHLEEQLSQTHEGPDGLLEGAQARRVGWTRLLPPSLGVEIEAIRQKQEVAAAALSSPLCGVWQWEEVIIETDEEVELLPEAPAGTLRHLQGELAHLQGGRKERSMWLPRREEEEEAVPQIMANLPSPLGDPHPGDVLESPPESPTEPEPQQALVPVPRELVPVRRPGWGQLCLPSLQPEPLRITRPPLIPAPVLGLLLLLVLSILLLGQSPPPTWPHLQLCYLQPPPV, translated from the exons ATGCACCCAAGCTTGAGGCGGGAGAATAGACCCCAGCACACGGGACGCGGACGCCCCTCGCTTCCCCCACCATCCCACGTTCCTCCAACCTTGGCGCGCTCGGCCAATACGCATGCGCCCGCTCCACTAGGCGATGTGCGCGACCTGGTTGCCCTACGCATGCGCGGCCTCGTGGTGGCAG GAGCTCTCAGAGTCGGAGAGCCTTTGTCAGCCCCTCCCGGTGATGGAGGCAGGCTGTTAGCCTCTCCAGCAGCTGCGGAACGACCACGGTGGCCCATGGATGTGCCAGAGAGTCGCGCGGATGGCCCCGCTGCCAAAA TGTACCTCTGGGACCAGTTGGAGGAGGGGAGCCTCGGGACGCTGCTGAGCTTGGAGGAGCAAATACTCAACTCTACGTTCGAAGCTTGTGACACCCAGAGgacag GCCTTGTGGCTGTGACCCACGTATTAGCATACCTGGAGGCTGTGACAGGACAGGACCCACAGGATGCACGCCTCCAAACACTGGCCTGCAACCTGGACCCCAATGGGGAGGGCCCTCAGGCCACTGTGGACTTGGACACCTTCCTGGCCGTCATGAGGGACTGGATCGCTGCCTGTCAGTTGGATGG GGGATTAGAGCTGGAAGAGGAGACAGCCTTCAAGGGGGCCCTGACCTCCCAGCAACCGCCATCTG gATGCCCAGAAGCTGAGGAGCCAGCCAACCTGGAGAGCTTTGGAGGCGAAGACCCCAGAGCTGAGCT gCCCGCCACCGCCGACCTGCTGAGCAGCCTGGAGGACCTGGAGCTCAGCAACCGCAGGCTGGCCGGGGAGAACGCCAAGCTCCAGCGCAGCCTGGAGACCGCCGAGGAGGGGTCCACACGCCTCGGGGAGGAGATCGCGGCCCTGCGCAAGCAGCTTCGCAG CACCCAGCAGGCCCTGCAGTGGGCCAAGGCCGTGGACGAGGAGCTGGAGGACCTGAAGACTCTGGCCAAGGGCCTGGAGGAGCAGAATCGCAGCCTCCTGGCCCAGGCCCGGCAGACG GAAAAGGAACAGCAGCATTTGGTGGCCGAGATGGAGACTCTGCAGGAGGAG aaCGGGAAGCTGCTGGCGGAGCAGGATGGAGTCAAAAGGAGGAGTGAGGAGCTGGCCACGGAGAAGGAGGCTTTGAAG CGGCAGCTCTATGAGTGCGAACGCCTCATTTGCCAACGAGATGCTGTCCTCTCAGAG CGCACTCGCCATGCGGAGAGTCTGGCCAAGACGTTGGAGGAGTACAGAACGACCACCCAG GAACTGAGGCTGGAAATCTCACATCTGGAGGAGCAGCTGAGTCAGACCCATGAGGGGCCGGATGG GCTACTGGAAGGGGCCCAGGCGAGAAGAGTGGGCTGGACCAGGCTGCTGCCCCCGTCACTGGGCGTGGAGATCGAGGCCATTCGGCAG AAACAAGAAGTGGCAGCCGCTGCTCTCTCCAGCCCTCTGTGTGGAGTGTGGCAGTGGGAGGAGGTCATCATTGAGACGGATGAGGAAGTGGAGCTTCTGCCTGAAGCCCCGGCTGGGACACTG AGACACTTGCAGGGAGAGCTAGCACACcttcagggaggaaggaaggaacgatcAATGTG GTTGcccagaagagaggaagaggaggaagcagtgcCCCAGATCATG GCCAATCTCCCCAGCCCTCTGGGGGACCCGCATCCTGGAGATGTTCTGGAAAGCCCTCCTGAGAG CCCCACCGAGCCCGAGCCACAGCAAGCATTGGTGCCTGTGCCCAGAGAGCTGGTCCCAGTCAGGAGACCAGGCTGGGGccagctctgcctgccctccctgcagcctgagccactcag GATCACTCGGCCGCCGCTGATCCCGGCCCCTGTCCtgggcctgctgctgctgctggtgctgtCCATCCTGCTGCTAGGCCAGTCCCCGCCACCCACCtggccccacctccagctctgctACCTCCAGCCCCCCCCAGTGTGA
- the KASH5 gene encoding protein KASH5 isoform X2, which yields MHPSLRRENRPQHTGRGRPSLPPPSHVPPTLARSANTHAPAPLGDVRDLVALRMRGLVVAGALRVGEPLSAPPGDGGRLLASPAAAERPRWPMDVPESRADGPAAKMYLWDQLEEGSLGTLLSLEEQILNSTFEACDTQRTGLVAVTHVLAYLEAVTGQDPQDARLQTLACNLDPNGEGPQATVDLDTFLAVMRDWIAACQLDGGLELEEETAFKGALTSQQPPSGCPEAEEPANLESFGGEDPRAELPATADLLSSLEDLELSNRRLAGENAKLQRSLETAEEGSTRLGEEIAALRKQLRSTQQALQWAKAVDEELEDLKTLAKGLEEQNRSLLAQARQTEKEQQHLVAEMETLQEENGKLLAEQDGVKRRSEELATEKEALKRQLYECERLICQRDAVLSERTRHAESLAKTLEEYRTTTQELRLEISHLEEQLSQTHEGPDGLLEGAQARRVGWTRLLPPSLGVEIEAIRQKQLLLSQKQEVAAAALSSPLCGVWQWEEVIIETDEEVELLPEAPAGTLRHLQGELAHLQGGRKERSMWLPRREEEEEAVPQIMANLPSPLGDPHPGDVLESPPESPTEPEPQQALVPVPRELVPVRRPGWGQLCLPSLQPEPLRCAPRHLQNEGGRHTLGYCPLLRQPQQPPTLGPSLSTGLPPTRITRPPLIPAPVLGLLLLLVLSILLLGQSPPPTWPHLQLCYLQPPPV from the exons ATGCACCCAAGCTTGAGGCGGGAGAATAGACCCCAGCACACGGGACGCGGACGCCCCTCGCTTCCCCCACCATCCCACGTTCCTCCAACCTTGGCGCGCTCGGCCAATACGCATGCGCCCGCTCCACTAGGCGATGTGCGCGACCTGGTTGCCCTACGCATGCGCGGCCTCGTGGTGGCAG GAGCTCTCAGAGTCGGAGAGCCTTTGTCAGCCCCTCCCGGTGATGGAGGCAGGCTGTTAGCCTCTCCAGCAGCTGCGGAACGACCACGGTGGCCCATGGATGTGCCAGAGAGTCGCGCGGATGGCCCCGCTGCCAAAA TGTACCTCTGGGACCAGTTGGAGGAGGGGAGCCTCGGGACGCTGCTGAGCTTGGAGGAGCAAATACTCAACTCTACGTTCGAAGCTTGTGACACCCAGAGgacag GCCTTGTGGCTGTGACCCACGTATTAGCATACCTGGAGGCTGTGACAGGACAGGACCCACAGGATGCACGCCTCCAAACACTGGCCTGCAACCTGGACCCCAATGGGGAGGGCCCTCAGGCCACTGTGGACTTGGACACCTTCCTGGCCGTCATGAGGGACTGGATCGCTGCCTGTCAGTTGGATGG GGGATTAGAGCTGGAAGAGGAGACAGCCTTCAAGGGGGCCCTGACCTCCCAGCAACCGCCATCTG gATGCCCAGAAGCTGAGGAGCCAGCCAACCTGGAGAGCTTTGGAGGCGAAGACCCCAGAGCTGAGCT gCCCGCCACCGCCGACCTGCTGAGCAGCCTGGAGGACCTGGAGCTCAGCAACCGCAGGCTGGCCGGGGAGAACGCCAAGCTCCAGCGCAGCCTGGAGACCGCCGAGGAGGGGTCCACACGCCTCGGGGAGGAGATCGCGGCCCTGCGCAAGCAGCTTCGCAG CACCCAGCAGGCCCTGCAGTGGGCCAAGGCCGTGGACGAGGAGCTGGAGGACCTGAAGACTCTGGCCAAGGGCCTGGAGGAGCAGAATCGCAGCCTCCTGGCCCAGGCCCGGCAGACG GAAAAGGAACAGCAGCATTTGGTGGCCGAGATGGAGACTCTGCAGGAGGAG aaCGGGAAGCTGCTGGCGGAGCAGGATGGAGTCAAAAGGAGGAGTGAGGAGCTGGCCACGGAGAAGGAGGCTTTGAAG CGGCAGCTCTATGAGTGCGAACGCCTCATTTGCCAACGAGATGCTGTCCTCTCAGAG CGCACTCGCCATGCGGAGAGTCTGGCCAAGACGTTGGAGGAGTACAGAACGACCACCCAG GAACTGAGGCTGGAAATCTCACATCTGGAGGAGCAGCTGAGTCAGACCCATGAGGGGCCGGATGG GCTACTGGAAGGGGCCCAGGCGAGAAGAGTGGGCTGGACCAGGCTGCTGCCCCCGTCACTGGGCGTGGAGATCGAGGCCATTCGGCAG AAACAGCTTCTCCTCTCCCAGAAACAAGAAGTGGCAGCCGCTGCTCTCTCCAGCCCTCTGTGTGGAGTGTGGCAGTGGGAGGAGGTCATCATTGAGACGGATGAGGAAGTGGAGCTTCTGCCTGAAGCCCCGGCTGGGACACTG AGACACTTGCAGGGAGAGCTAGCACACcttcagggaggaaggaaggaacgatcAATGTG GTTGcccagaagagaggaagaggaggaagcagtgcCCCAGATCATG GCCAATCTCCCCAGCCCTCTGGGGGACCCGCATCCTGGAGATGTTCTGGAAAGCCCTCCTGAGAG CCCCACCGAGCCCGAGCCACAGCAAGCATTGGTGCCTGTGCCCAGAGAGCTGGTCCCAGTCAGGAGACCAGGCTGGGGccagctctgcctgccctccctgcagcctgagccactcaggtgcgcCCCGAGGCATCTCCAGAATGAGGGTGGCCGGCACACGCTGGGGTACTGCCCCCTGTTGAGACAGCCCCAGCAGCCTCCCACCCTGGGGCCTTCCCTGAGCACTGGGCTGCCTCCCACCAGGATCACTCGGCCGCCGCTGATCCCGGCCCCTGTCCtgggcctgctgctgctgctggtgctgtCCATCCTGCTGCTAGGCCAGTCCCCGCCACCCACCtggccccacctccagctctgctACCTCCAGCCCCCCCCAGTGTGA